From Amphiura filiformis chromosome 20, Afil_fr2py, whole genome shotgun sequence, a single genomic window includes:
- the LOC140142224 gene encoding LOW QUALITY PROTEIN: uncharacterized protein (The sequence of the model RefSeq protein was modified relative to this genomic sequence to represent the inferred CDS: deleted 1 base in 1 codon) yields the protein MEEKSEKRRRENAGTGKKMTNKNFEEIAGQIATISPTHRNVSGYALITRHNVYHKTIPELKAEMDKKVQLLEEKLLLLEIHDRKRNLLVYGVEEEKMRHKMVMLDVWHHNYSCSEEQLERGVVMTSCHRLPQSRHARCDSDGKLPPRPVIVRFGFDSDRAFFGNLNNMKRGCKLRVLDDLPPEMKRERGRLASIAYNIRKEQHQSTKIVVAGTKVSLQYKPRNRPDLDWKTYKDSN from the exons ATGGAGGAAAAGAGTgagaaaagaagaagagaaaatgcAGGAACAGGGAAGAAGATGACGAACAAAAACTTTGAGGAAATTGCGGGGCAAATTGCCACGATTTCTCCCACCCACAGAAATGTGTCTGGCTACGCCCTTATCACGAGACATAATGTATATCACAAGACAA TTCCAGAATTAAAAGCTGAAATGGACAAAAAGGTTCAATTACTAGAGGAGAAACTGTTGCTCCTTGAGATACATGACAGGAAAAGAAATTTACTGGTCTATGGCGtagaagaagaaaaaatg aGACACAAAATGGTAATGCTGGATGTGTGGCATCACAACTATTCATGTTCAGAGGAACAGTTAGAAAGAGGTGTAGTTATGACTTCTTGCCACCGTCTTCCCCAATCACGTCATGCTAGATGCGATAGTGATGGGAAACTACCACCACGACCAGTGATAGTGCGCTTTGGATTTGATTCCGATAGAGCATTCTTTGGTAACCTGAACAATATGAAACGGGGTTGCAAACTTCGTGTACTTGACGATTTGCCACCAGAAATGAAAAGAGAACGTGGCAGACTTGCTTCCATTGCTTATAACATAAGGAAGGAGCAGCATCAATCTACAAAGATTGTTGTGGCTGGAACAAAGGTGTCATTGCAGTACAAACCTCGAAATAGACCAGATTTGGACTGGAAAACTTACAAGGATTCAAATTAA